The proteins below are encoded in one region of Deltaproteobacteria bacterium:
- a CDS encoding SDR family oxidoreductase gives KVCDVSDEQACEEFVSWANEVAGGVNALINNAGVIRDGLLVRKDRKTGEVTTLAREKWDQVIATNLNGPTWMAREVVAGMVRRGDSPGVIVNMSSISRHGNRGQSNYVASKAALAANTVTWAREFASYGIRVGAIAPGMVETPMTRGMNQKAREAAVAAIPVGRIGVPEDLWLAVRFILECDYFNARTIDVDGGMGF, from the coding sequence TAAAGTTTGCGACGTAAGCGATGAGCAGGCTTGCGAGGAGTTTGTGAGCTGGGCCAATGAGGTTGCCGGGGGTGTGAATGCGCTCATCAATAACGCTGGAGTGATTCGCGACGGCTTACTCGTTCGCAAAGATAGGAAGACGGGAGAGGTAACCACTTTGGCACGGGAAAAGTGGGATCAAGTGATTGCAACAAACCTAAATGGGCCAACATGGATGGCGCGCGAAGTGGTGGCGGGGATGGTTCGGCGCGGTGATTCGCCCGGCGTGATTGTGAATATGAGCAGTATTTCGCGCCATGGAAACCGAGGCCAATCAAATTACGTAGCATCCAAGGCTGCATTGGCGGCCAATACTGTGACTTGGGCCCGTGAATTCGCCTCTTACGGTATACGGGTTGGCGCCATCGCACCGGGCATGGTCGAAACACCTATGACGAGGGGTATGAATCAAAAGGCCAGGGAGGCTGCAGTGGCGGCAATCCCAGTGGGGCGAATAGGCGTACCGGAAGATCTATGGCTCGCGGTACGCTTTATTCTAGAGTGTGATTATTTTAATGCACGCACCATCGATGTAGATGGTGGTATGGGCTTTTAG